The window TATAGCTATGGTGATCACGTCTATCATGACGCTTCCCGCTGTGAGGGAGTTATCGCCGCTTATTATCTCGCCAAGTACTTAGAAGATAACAAACAGGCGGCCCGCTTGATGAAAAATATGCTACTTTCGGCAAACGGTATAATGTATCTGCGACACACACCGGAATCAACCTTTGCCCATCTTTATCCGGAAAAAATTATAGGCAGCTTCCGCTTCAAACTGACCCGAGCTTGGGTGCGGGTCGATTCAGTTCAGCACGCCGTCTGTTTTTTCGCTCGCCTTTATAAGGCTATGCCTTGAAACTGGATATTTGACATAAGCCTTGAATTTACTGTTTCAGCACACTAAGAGGCTGTCCGATAAACATTATGAGGCGTTAATTTCTAACAAACCCGGTTTTAAAGAGTTTTTATTAAATTGACCAAAAATGGATGAAGACTTAAACTCAGATTCAACCTATTTATTCATGACGCACGTACATGATATCATCCCTAGAATTCCGATATAAGGATTAATTTTTTTAGTTTTTTTTAAAAAAAATCGTAACTATTCAGCACATTGTATTGCAACTTAAGTAGTAAACTCGGGACTGTCCCCAGCTTCACCGGGGACTGTCCCAGATGTTTCAGCAGTGCACTTCATAAGGATGTGCTGAATAGTTACCCATCCGGAAACATTCATTTCCTGCTGAACACTTTCAGCGATCAGCTGCCAGTTGTAGTAAAGCTAATCAAGATCCAGCTTCGCCTTACATTGATTACATTTGACCGCGCCCCTAAAAACCCGGTTTCCACATTCAGGGCAGACATAGCGGGCTTCTTCATCCTCAATCCATTTTTCCGTTCCCACTTCCCGCCAATAGGGGATGGCCCGCAAAATAACCTTTTTGCCAACCACCATGGGAAAATCTTCAATAAAACGACAGGGAAAGTCATCACACTCATGACAGCCGGCGTAGCCTTTCGCCTGGACACAGGCCCTGATCTCACAATGCCGG of the Pseudomonadota bacterium genome contains:
- a CDS encoding DUF3795 domain-containing protein; protein product: MSKINVKKRIEAMKINPDFVAPCGLYCGVCAIYIAHRDNNQKFKERLVGLYKGGVSGKGILPNTENLTVDDIRCQGCLSDDLFMHCRHCEIRACVQAKGYAGCHECDDFPCRFIEDFPMVVGKKVILRAIPYWREVGTEKWIEDEEARYVCPECGNRVFRGAVKCNQCKAKLDLD